A stretch of the Meles meles chromosome 19, mMelMel3.1 paternal haplotype, whole genome shotgun sequence genome encodes the following:
- the ESRP2 gene encoding epithelial splicing regulatory protein 2 isoform X1, whose product MTPPPPQPPPPGPNPTSDSAADPRPGPGPLVVLFGATAGALGPDLGSDETELILLVWQVVEPRSRQVGTLHKSLVRAEAAALSPQCREASGLSADSLARAEPLDKVLQQFSQLVSGDVALLGGGPYMLCTDGQQLLRQVLHPEASRKNLVLPDTFFSFYDLRREFHVQHPSACPARELTVATMAQDLGLETDATEDDFGVWEVKTMVAVILHLLEEPSGQLFSRAEVVKQKYETGPCSKADVVDSETVVRARGLPWQSSDQDVARFFKGLNIARGGVALCLNAQGRRNGEALIRFVDSEQRDLALQRHKHHMGVRYIEVYKATGEEFVKIAGGTSLEVARFLSREDQVILRLRGLPFSAGPEDVLGFLGPECPVTGGADGLLFVRHPDGRPTGDAFALFACEELAQAALRRHKGILGKRYIELFRSTAAEVQQVLNRYASSPLLPTLTAPLLPIPFPLAAGTGRDCVRLRGLPYTATIEDILSFLGEAAADIRPHGVHMVLNQQGRPSGDAFIQMTSAERALAAAQRCHKKVMKERYVEVVPCSTEEMSRVLMGGTLSRSGMSPPPCKLPCLSPPTYATFQATPTLIPAETAALYPSSALLPAARVPAAPTPVAYYPGPATQLYMNYTAYYPSPPVSPTTVGYLATPPAALASASTSVLSQPGALVRMQGVPYTAGMKDLLSVFQAYQLAPDDYTSLMPVGDPPRTVLQAPKEWVCL is encoded by the exons ATGACTCCGCCGCCTCCCCAGCCACCGCCCCCGGGTCCGAACCCCACCTCAGACTCTGCCGCCGACCCCCGCCCCGGGCCGGGACCCCTGGTCGTACTGTTCGGAGCCACGGCCGGTGCGCTGGGACCGGACCTGGGTTCCGATGAGACCGAGTTGATCCTCTTAgtctggcaagtggtggagccgCGGAGCCGTCAG GTGGGGACGTTGCACAAGTCATTGGTTCGCGCCGAGGCGGCCGCACTGAGCCCGCAGTGCCGCGAGGCGAGCGGCCTGAGCGCCGACAGCTTGGCGCGGGCCGAGCCGCTGGACAAGGTGCTGCAGCAG tTCTCACAGCTGGTGAGCGGGGATGTGGCTCTGCTAGGTGGGGGCCCCTACATGCTATGCACTGATGGGCAGCAGCTGCTGAGACAGGTCCTGCACCCCGAGGCCTCCAGGAAG AACCTGGTACTCCCGGATACCTTCTTCTCCTTCTACGACCTCCGCAGAGAGTTCCATGTGCAGCATCCAAGCGCCTGTCCTGCCAGGGAGCTCACCGTGGCCACCATGGCACAGG ACTTGGGCCTGGAGACAGATGCCACAGAGGATGACTTTGGGGTCTGGGAAGTGAAGACAATGGTAGCCGTCATCCTCCACCTGCTGGAAGAGCCCAGTG GTCAATTGTTTTCGAGGGCAGAGGTGGTAAAGCAGAAATATGAGACAGGCCCTTG CAGCAAGGCCGATGTGGTGGACAGTGAGACTGTGGTTCGGGCCCGTGGGCTGCCCTGGCAGTCATCAGACCAGGATGTGGCTCGGTTTTTCAAAGGACTCAACATTGCCAG GGGTGGTGTCGCACTCTGCCTCAACGCCCAGGGCCGCAGAAATGGCGAGGCCCTCATCCGCTTTGTGGACAGCGAGCAGCGGGACCTAGCGCTGCAGAGACACAAGCACCACATGGGCGTCCGCTATATCGAG GTATACAAAGCAACAGGAGAGGAGTTTGTGAAGATCGCGGGGG GCACATCCCTAGAGGTGGCTCGTTTCCTGTCACGGGAAGACCAGGTGATCCTGCGGCTGCGGGGACTGCCCTTCTCGGCTGGGCCGGAGGACGTGCTGGGCTTTCTGGGGCCCGAGTGCCCGGTGACTGGGGGTGCTGACGGGCTGCTGTTCGTGCGCCACCCTGACGGCCGGCCCACCGGTGATGCCTTTGCCCTCTTCGCCTGTGAGGAGCTGGCGCAGGCTGCACTGCGCAGGCACAAGGGCATACTGGGTAAGCGATACATCGAACTCTTCCGGAGCACGGCGGCTGAGGTGCAGCAG GTCCTGAACCGCTATGCATCCAGCCCACTCCTTCCCACACTCACCGctcccctgctccccatccccttcccacTGGCAGCGGGAACTGGGAGAGATTGTGTACGCCTTCGAGGCCTGCCCTATACAGCCACTATTGAAGACATCCTGAGCTTTCTGGGGGAGGCAGCTGCTGACATCCGGCCCCACGGGGTGCACATGGTGCTCAACCAGCAG GGTCGGCCCTCGGGCGACGCTTTCATCCAGATGACATCAGCAGAGCGGGCCCTAGCTGCTGCCCAGCGTTGCCATAAGAAAGTGATGAAGGAACGCTATGTGGAAGTGGTCCCCTGCTCCACAGAGGAGATGAGCCGTGTGCTAATGGGGGGCACCTTGAGCCGCAGTGGCATGTCCCCTCCACCCTGCAAGCTGCCCT GCCTCTCACCACCTACCTACGCCACCTTCCAGGCCACCCCAACACTCATCCCCGCTGAGACGGCAGCCTTGTATCCCTCTTCAGCACTGCTCCCAGCTGCCAGGGTGCCTGCTGCCCCTACCCCTGTTGCCTACTACCCAGGGCCAGCCACTCAACTCTACATGAACTACACAGCTTACTACCCCAG CCCCCCCGTGTCCCCGACCACTGTGGGCTACCTCGCCACACCCCCTGCTGCCCTGGCCTCTGCTTCCACCTCAGTGTTgtcccagccaggagccctggtCCGAATGCAGGGTGTCCCATATACAGCTGGTATGAAGGATCTACTCAGCGTCTTCCAGGCCTATCAG TTAGCCCCTGATGACTACACCAGTTTGATGCCTGTTGGTGACCCGCCCCGAACTGTGCTACAGGCCCCCAAAGAGTGGGTGTGTTTGTAG
- the ESRP2 gene encoding epithelial splicing regulatory protein 2 isoform X2, whose amino-acid sequence MTPPPPQPPPPGPNPTSDSAADPRPGPGPLVVLFGATAGALGPDLGSDETELILLVWQVVEPRSRQVGTLHKSLVRAEAAALSPQCREASGLSADSLARAEPLDKVLQQFSQLVSGDVALLGGGPYMLCTDGQQLLRQVLHPEASRKNLVLPDTFFSFYDLRREFHVQHPSACPARELTVATMAQDLGLETDATEDDFGVWEVKTMVAVILHLLEEPSGQLFSRAEVVKQKYETGPCKADVVDSETVVRARGLPWQSSDQDVARFFKGLNIARGGVALCLNAQGRRNGEALIRFVDSEQRDLALQRHKHHMGVRYIEVYKATGEEFVKIAGGTSLEVARFLSREDQVILRLRGLPFSAGPEDVLGFLGPECPVTGGADGLLFVRHPDGRPTGDAFALFACEELAQAALRRHKGILGKRYIELFRSTAAEVQQVLNRYASSPLLPTLTAPLLPIPFPLAAGTGRDCVRLRGLPYTATIEDILSFLGEAAADIRPHGVHMVLNQQGRPSGDAFIQMTSAERALAAAQRCHKKVMKERYVEVVPCSTEEMSRVLMGGTLSRSGMSPPPCKLPCLSPPTYATFQATPTLIPAETAALYPSSALLPAARVPAAPTPVAYYPGPATQLYMNYTAYYPSPPVSPTTVGYLATPPAALASASTSVLSQPGALVRMQGVPYTAGMKDLLSVFQAYQLAPDDYTSLMPVGDPPRTVLQAPKEWVCL is encoded by the exons ATGACTCCGCCGCCTCCCCAGCCACCGCCCCCGGGTCCGAACCCCACCTCAGACTCTGCCGCCGACCCCCGCCCCGGGCCGGGACCCCTGGTCGTACTGTTCGGAGCCACGGCCGGTGCGCTGGGACCGGACCTGGGTTCCGATGAGACCGAGTTGATCCTCTTAgtctggcaagtggtggagccgCGGAGCCGTCAG GTGGGGACGTTGCACAAGTCATTGGTTCGCGCCGAGGCGGCCGCACTGAGCCCGCAGTGCCGCGAGGCGAGCGGCCTGAGCGCCGACAGCTTGGCGCGGGCCGAGCCGCTGGACAAGGTGCTGCAGCAG tTCTCACAGCTGGTGAGCGGGGATGTGGCTCTGCTAGGTGGGGGCCCCTACATGCTATGCACTGATGGGCAGCAGCTGCTGAGACAGGTCCTGCACCCCGAGGCCTCCAGGAAG AACCTGGTACTCCCGGATACCTTCTTCTCCTTCTACGACCTCCGCAGAGAGTTCCATGTGCAGCATCCAAGCGCCTGTCCTGCCAGGGAGCTCACCGTGGCCACCATGGCACAGG ACTTGGGCCTGGAGACAGATGCCACAGAGGATGACTTTGGGGTCTGGGAAGTGAAGACAATGGTAGCCGTCATCCTCCACCTGCTGGAAGAGCCCAGTG GTCAATTGTTTTCGAGGGCAGAGGTGGTAAAGCAGAAATATGAGACAGGCCCTTG CAAGGCCGATGTGGTGGACAGTGAGACTGTGGTTCGGGCCCGTGGGCTGCCCTGGCAGTCATCAGACCAGGATGTGGCTCGGTTTTTCAAAGGACTCAACATTGCCAG GGGTGGTGTCGCACTCTGCCTCAACGCCCAGGGCCGCAGAAATGGCGAGGCCCTCATCCGCTTTGTGGACAGCGAGCAGCGGGACCTAGCGCTGCAGAGACACAAGCACCACATGGGCGTCCGCTATATCGAG GTATACAAAGCAACAGGAGAGGAGTTTGTGAAGATCGCGGGGG GCACATCCCTAGAGGTGGCTCGTTTCCTGTCACGGGAAGACCAGGTGATCCTGCGGCTGCGGGGACTGCCCTTCTCGGCTGGGCCGGAGGACGTGCTGGGCTTTCTGGGGCCCGAGTGCCCGGTGACTGGGGGTGCTGACGGGCTGCTGTTCGTGCGCCACCCTGACGGCCGGCCCACCGGTGATGCCTTTGCCCTCTTCGCCTGTGAGGAGCTGGCGCAGGCTGCACTGCGCAGGCACAAGGGCATACTGGGTAAGCGATACATCGAACTCTTCCGGAGCACGGCGGCTGAGGTGCAGCAG GTCCTGAACCGCTATGCATCCAGCCCACTCCTTCCCACACTCACCGctcccctgctccccatccccttcccacTGGCAGCGGGAACTGGGAGAGATTGTGTACGCCTTCGAGGCCTGCCCTATACAGCCACTATTGAAGACATCCTGAGCTTTCTGGGGGAGGCAGCTGCTGACATCCGGCCCCACGGGGTGCACATGGTGCTCAACCAGCAG GGTCGGCCCTCGGGCGACGCTTTCATCCAGATGACATCAGCAGAGCGGGCCCTAGCTGCTGCCCAGCGTTGCCATAAGAAAGTGATGAAGGAACGCTATGTGGAAGTGGTCCCCTGCTCCACAGAGGAGATGAGCCGTGTGCTAATGGGGGGCACCTTGAGCCGCAGTGGCATGTCCCCTCCACCCTGCAAGCTGCCCT GCCTCTCACCACCTACCTACGCCACCTTCCAGGCCACCCCAACACTCATCCCCGCTGAGACGGCAGCCTTGTATCCCTCTTCAGCACTGCTCCCAGCTGCCAGGGTGCCTGCTGCCCCTACCCCTGTTGCCTACTACCCAGGGCCAGCCACTCAACTCTACATGAACTACACAGCTTACTACCCCAG CCCCCCCGTGTCCCCGACCACTGTGGGCTACCTCGCCACACCCCCTGCTGCCCTGGCCTCTGCTTCCACCTCAGTGTTgtcccagccaggagccctggtCCGAATGCAGGGTGTCCCATATACAGCTGGTATGAAGGATCTACTCAGCGTCTTCCAGGCCTATCAG TTAGCCCCTGATGACTACACCAGTTTGATGCCTGTTGGTGACCCGCCCCGAACTGTGCTACAGGCCCCCAAAGAGTGGGTGTGTTTGTAG
- the ESRP2 gene encoding epithelial splicing regulatory protein 2 isoform X3 yields MTPPPPQPPPPGPNPTSDSAADPRPGPGPLVVLFGATAGALGPDLGSDETELILLVWQVVEPRSRQVGTLHKSLVRAEAAALSPQCREASGLSADSLARAEPLDKVLQQFSQLVSGDVALLGGGPYMLCTDGQQLLRQVLHPEASRKNLVLPDTFFSFYDLRREFHVQHPSACPARELTVATMAQDLGLETDATEDDFGVWEVKTMVAVILHLLEEPSGQLFSRAEVVKQKYETGPCSKADVVDSETVVRARGLPWQSSDQDVARFFKGLNIARGGVALCLNAQGRRNGEALIRFVDSEQRDLALQRHKHHMGVRYIEVYKATGEEFVKIAGGTSLEVARFLSREDQVILRLRGLPFSAGPEDVLGFLGPECPVTGGADGLLFVRHPDGRPTGDAFALFACEELAQAALRRHKGILGKRYIELFRSTAAEVQQVLNRYASSPLLPTLTAPLLPIPFPLAAGTGRDCVRLRGLPYTATIEDILSFLGEAAADIRPHGVHMVLNQQGRPSGDAFIQMTSAERALAAAQRCHKKVMKERYVEVVPCSTEEMSRVLMGGTLSRSGMSPPPCKLPCHPNTHPR; encoded by the exons ATGACTCCGCCGCCTCCCCAGCCACCGCCCCCGGGTCCGAACCCCACCTCAGACTCTGCCGCCGACCCCCGCCCCGGGCCGGGACCCCTGGTCGTACTGTTCGGAGCCACGGCCGGTGCGCTGGGACCGGACCTGGGTTCCGATGAGACCGAGTTGATCCTCTTAgtctggcaagtggtggagccgCGGAGCCGTCAG GTGGGGACGTTGCACAAGTCATTGGTTCGCGCCGAGGCGGCCGCACTGAGCCCGCAGTGCCGCGAGGCGAGCGGCCTGAGCGCCGACAGCTTGGCGCGGGCCGAGCCGCTGGACAAGGTGCTGCAGCAG tTCTCACAGCTGGTGAGCGGGGATGTGGCTCTGCTAGGTGGGGGCCCCTACATGCTATGCACTGATGGGCAGCAGCTGCTGAGACAGGTCCTGCACCCCGAGGCCTCCAGGAAG AACCTGGTACTCCCGGATACCTTCTTCTCCTTCTACGACCTCCGCAGAGAGTTCCATGTGCAGCATCCAAGCGCCTGTCCTGCCAGGGAGCTCACCGTGGCCACCATGGCACAGG ACTTGGGCCTGGAGACAGATGCCACAGAGGATGACTTTGGGGTCTGGGAAGTGAAGACAATGGTAGCCGTCATCCTCCACCTGCTGGAAGAGCCCAGTG GTCAATTGTTTTCGAGGGCAGAGGTGGTAAAGCAGAAATATGAGACAGGCCCTTG CAGCAAGGCCGATGTGGTGGACAGTGAGACTGTGGTTCGGGCCCGTGGGCTGCCCTGGCAGTCATCAGACCAGGATGTGGCTCGGTTTTTCAAAGGACTCAACATTGCCAG GGGTGGTGTCGCACTCTGCCTCAACGCCCAGGGCCGCAGAAATGGCGAGGCCCTCATCCGCTTTGTGGACAGCGAGCAGCGGGACCTAGCGCTGCAGAGACACAAGCACCACATGGGCGTCCGCTATATCGAG GTATACAAAGCAACAGGAGAGGAGTTTGTGAAGATCGCGGGGG GCACATCCCTAGAGGTGGCTCGTTTCCTGTCACGGGAAGACCAGGTGATCCTGCGGCTGCGGGGACTGCCCTTCTCGGCTGGGCCGGAGGACGTGCTGGGCTTTCTGGGGCCCGAGTGCCCGGTGACTGGGGGTGCTGACGGGCTGCTGTTCGTGCGCCACCCTGACGGCCGGCCCACCGGTGATGCCTTTGCCCTCTTCGCCTGTGAGGAGCTGGCGCAGGCTGCACTGCGCAGGCACAAGGGCATACTGGGTAAGCGATACATCGAACTCTTCCGGAGCACGGCGGCTGAGGTGCAGCAG GTCCTGAACCGCTATGCATCCAGCCCACTCCTTCCCACACTCACCGctcccctgctccccatccccttcccacTGGCAGCGGGAACTGGGAGAGATTGTGTACGCCTTCGAGGCCTGCCCTATACAGCCACTATTGAAGACATCCTGAGCTTTCTGGGGGAGGCAGCTGCTGACATCCGGCCCCACGGGGTGCACATGGTGCTCAACCAGCAG GGTCGGCCCTCGGGCGACGCTTTCATCCAGATGACATCAGCAGAGCGGGCCCTAGCTGCTGCCCAGCGTTGCCATAAGAAAGTGATGAAGGAACGCTATGTGGAAGTGGTCCCCTGCTCCACAGAGGAGATGAGCCGTGTGCTAATGGGGGGCACCTTGAGCCGCAGTGGCATGTCCCCTCCACCCTGCAAGCTGCCCT GCCACCCCAACACTCATCCCCGCTGA